A window of Chitinispirillum alkaliphilum contains these coding sequences:
- a CDS encoding Adventurous gliding motility protein S: protein MSFPASKGRQKQLRKPRSNTQLKGFKPQMTSLIDVMTILLIYLLKSFSAQGEIITISQDLLLPESSAEKFPELMVTIVVNNRYIMAENTVLAEVDEVLESDDLVIPQLYEWLRRRREATERISILSDDTEFKGEVMIQGDKRIRFALLKKIMYTCGQQQFNQFSLAVRQREG, encoded by the coding sequence ATGAGTTTTCCGGCTTCAAAGGGAAGGCAAAAACAGCTGCGCAAGCCCAGAAGTAACACTCAGCTTAAAGGGTTCAAACCACAGATGACATCACTTATTGATGTGATGACAATTCTACTTATCTATCTGTTGAAAAGTTTTTCTGCGCAGGGAGAAATTATCACAATCAGCCAGGATTTGCTCCTGCCTGAGTCAAGTGCAGAAAAATTTCCGGAGCTGATGGTGACAATTGTGGTGAATAATCGTTACATAATGGCGGAAAATACCGTCTTGGCTGAAGTCGATGAGGTACTTGAGTCTGATGATCTGGTTATTCCTCAGCTTTACGAGTGGCTCAGACGAAGAAGAGAAGCTACCGAGAGAATCAGCATTTTGTCGGATGATACAGAATTCAAAGGTGAAGTGATGATACAGGGAGACAAGAGAATCAGGTTCGCTTTGCTGAAGAAAATCATGTATACCTGTGGACAGCAGCAGTTCAATCAGTTTTCTCTTGCTGTTCGTCAAAGAGAGGGATAA
- a CDS encoding biopolymer transport protein ExbD: MSGDDSNKDMKKAFPVFRRPKKNTGKDVEQIDLDVTPVMNLFMVLIPFLVSMAVFTHLAVIDFSLPSSTQAGEGDETAQEERTDLDISLVVTSSGFRIVGTGDKLDLVPRVRGEYQFDQLRAILRAIKFQYPSQTSIILVLEEDIIYNDIIKFMDICREAQFPDISLSGDVG, encoded by the coding sequence ATGTCTGGTGATGATTCAAATAAAGATATGAAAAAGGCTTTTCCTGTATTTCGACGGCCGAAAAAAAATACAGGAAAAGATGTGGAGCAGATTGACCTCGATGTTACACCGGTGATGAATCTGTTTATGGTACTGATCCCTTTTCTGGTTTCAATGGCGGTATTCACACATCTGGCGGTTATTGATTTCTCGCTCCCTTCCTCCACACAGGCGGGGGAAGGGGATGAGACTGCACAGGAGGAGAGAACGGATCTGGATATTTCACTGGTTGTAACGTCAAGTGGATTCCGTATCGTGGGAACAGGGGATAAGCTTGATCTGGTTCCGCGGGTCAGGGGTGAATATCAGTTCGATCAACTCAGGGCAATTCTACGGGCCATAAAGTTCCAGTACCCTTCTCAGACCAGTATAATTTTGGTTTTGGAGGAGGACATTATTTACAATGATATAATTAAATTCATGGATATATGCAGAGAGGCGCAATTCCCTGATATCAGTTTATCCGGAGATGTGGGCTAA
- a CDS encoding biopolymer transport protein ExbB codes for MEVVAQFFQDGGNWMYPIVFVSAFSFAVIIERIIYYYIHCRINSKALLTQITRLVRNGEPEKACQLCARMENPLASILESAVWHYMQQEPDQEIQNAVDEVALRELPRIQRRTHYLSLFANISTLLGLLGTIFGLQQAFGALGAADPAQKSTVLAQGIAIAMNTTAMGLIVAIPCMIMYSVLGAKSNNLIEEIDESSVRLLNFLFAQRRT; via the coding sequence ATGGAGGTTGTAGCTCAGTTTTTTCAGGATGGCGGGAATTGGATGTACCCGATAGTCTTTGTATCGGCATTTTCATTCGCCGTAATTATCGAGCGTATTATCTACTACTACATTCATTGCAGGATAAACTCAAAAGCGTTGCTTACTCAAATTACCCGACTGGTGCGAAACGGTGAACCGGAGAAAGCATGTCAGCTTTGTGCAAGGATGGAAAACCCACTTGCTTCCATTTTGGAATCAGCTGTGTGGCACTATATGCAACAGGAGCCTGATCAGGAAATCCAGAATGCAGTGGATGAGGTTGCTCTCAGAGAGCTGCCCCGCATTCAGAGACGTACTCATTATTTGTCACTCTTTGCCAACATCTCTACTCTTCTTGGGCTCCTTGGAACAATTTTCGGACTCCAGCAGGCTTTTGGGGCGCTTGGAGCTGCCGATCCGGCCCAAAAGTCAACTGTGCTTGCTCAGGGCATTGCAATTGCCATGAACACTACTGCAATGGGGCTGATTGTCGCCATTCCCTGTATGATCATGTACTCTGTTCTTGGGGCCAAGTCAAATAATCTTATAGAGGAAATTGATGAAAGTTCGGTCAGACTGCTTAACTTTCTATTTGCCCAGAGAAGAACTTAG
- a CDS encoding TPR-domain containing protein: MKKIFVFTLFLFLCGCASVKEGVVLEQSPELSDSEEKAKEKIGDPEEVTGEQPELSQNLSRASSLMLQASENYLALNPESPKRPEVIAIKASLYYNNRMFDKSRSVYRKIVQEYPQTNYSFEAIRMIAQAYYEEQRFEDAQSWYRKLKDAVPEGEDSREAIIRIAESIFRQAEQYEQQENFANAAAQYERVAIEFPDVKFADVSLLNAGLAYERQMQWSRAILVFQRLINRYENSTHLPRAQFRIAKCYEKLNQWDNAAESYLRLVARYPQSELAPSAIYNAGFSFENSGKFREAAATFERMVQLYPEHRDAADVLFRAGELYGTIQDWESAERVTDEFSRRFGNDADRIIQALCMRGIALYMQNREAEAIRQFSHTVSTFRRMSEPSGLNAYYAAKAQFTIGEIYHERMNSVELVLPRARYRTLLREKNELLEEAVDSYTSAIQFGVLEWTTRGIFQIGQAHEDFANGIFKQQRPVDVSLDEQLTLELGIAEAVERFYIDKALYYHERNVEIGIREKLEDEYISRSRSKITALPFMAAENYKSLARIATDAETVTDLEGMALMARKFQLLQKIAPYQQRAIDLFLTVLEMGSTYSQIDEFYNMASRKISSTSLSVGDNHFEIVRIARDAPMPEAFDRYERFVYMTQLAGQVERYESQALDAYLKGLKIAEAYGIEGVDFRLIRERIATLLFERGRYFDLLANKALYNPPFPSDISEHEKEEYVIRFEDVGLQLQEQALDIYSTVLEFAKNNYADGEYLKHAYVRLFQENPAAYGERVDTVITIRFSSGRQWRVTDHVQDESGWLRRGYDDSYWDIPHRVAAESLVNPDIADNVPSPMWYGQNYLSESEEYIPAETVYFRRMFSLEDVPYDASFSMAAFGDVTAFLNDEKLPLSRAEGGLLRADLKGQLRRGNNMLAVKISKGEDGEFGFLPLMSAMVQSYKLVPRLPGHSEITPEQTRKDVYQFPEISSNLREEK; encoded by the coding sequence ATGAAAAAGATATTTGTATTCACGTTGTTTCTGTTTCTTTGCGGATGTGCATCTGTGAAAGAGGGGGTTGTGCTGGAGCAGAGCCCGGAATTATCGGACTCAGAAGAAAAGGCGAAGGAGAAAATCGGGGACCCGGAAGAAGTTACCGGGGAGCAGCCTGAGCTAAGCCAAAACCTGTCCCGGGCATCATCGTTGATGCTTCAGGCCTCTGAAAACTATCTCGCACTTAACCCTGAAAGCCCCAAGCGTCCTGAGGTAATCGCCATAAAGGCATCACTGTATTACAATAACAGAATGTTTGATAAAAGCCGAAGTGTGTATCGAAAAATTGTACAAGAATACCCACAGACAAATTACTCCTTTGAAGCGATCAGGATGATTGCCCAGGCATACTATGAGGAACAAAGGTTTGAGGATGCTCAGAGCTGGTACAGAAAACTTAAAGATGCTGTGCCCGAAGGAGAGGATAGCAGGGAAGCTATAATACGTATTGCTGAGTCGATATTCAGACAGGCTGAGCAGTATGAGCAGCAGGAAAATTTTGCAAATGCAGCAGCACAGTATGAAAGGGTCGCCATTGAATTTCCGGATGTGAAATTTGCAGACGTGTCCTTGCTTAATGCTGGTCTGGCTTATGAGAGACAGATGCAGTGGTCAAGGGCGATACTTGTCTTTCAGCGCCTTATCAACAGATACGAAAATTCCACTCATTTGCCAAGAGCACAGTTTCGAATCGCCAAATGTTACGAGAAACTTAATCAGTGGGATAATGCTGCTGAAAGTTATTTGCGCCTGGTGGCAAGATATCCTCAGTCTGAACTTGCGCCAAGCGCGATATACAATGCTGGGTTCAGCTTCGAGAACAGTGGAAAGTTCAGAGAGGCTGCTGCAACTTTTGAAAGAATGGTTCAGCTCTATCCTGAACATAGAGATGCTGCAGATGTATTGTTCAGGGCTGGCGAATTGTACGGGACAATACAGGATTGGGAAAGCGCAGAGAGAGTTACCGATGAATTTTCCAGAAGATTTGGCAATGATGCTGACAGGATAATCCAGGCGTTGTGCATGAGAGGGATTGCTCTTTACATGCAAAACAGAGAGGCCGAAGCGATCAGGCAGTTTTCACACACGGTAAGTACTTTCAGGAGAATGAGTGAACCCAGTGGGCTTAACGCTTATTATGCAGCAAAAGCTCAGTTTACAATAGGAGAGATCTATCATGAAAGAATGAACTCTGTTGAGCTTGTACTCCCCAGGGCAAGATACAGAACTCTGCTGAGAGAAAAAAATGAGTTACTTGAAGAGGCTGTGGATTCCTATACTTCTGCTATCCAGTTTGGGGTTTTGGAGTGGACAACACGTGGTATTTTTCAGATTGGGCAGGCACATGAGGATTTCGCAAACGGCATTTTCAAACAGCAAAGGCCCGTTGATGTCAGTTTGGATGAACAGTTGACTCTTGAACTGGGCATAGCTGAAGCTGTTGAGAGGTTTTACATTGATAAGGCTCTGTATTACCATGAGAGAAATGTTGAGATAGGCATAAGGGAAAAACTTGAGGATGAATACATATCCCGCTCAAGAAGTAAAATTACCGCCTTACCCTTTATGGCTGCAGAGAATTATAAGTCATTGGCCAGGATTGCCACCGATGCAGAAACGGTTACAGATCTTGAGGGTATGGCTCTTATGGCGCGAAAATTTCAGCTGCTTCAGAAAATCGCCCCGTATCAGCAGAGAGCGATTGATCTGTTCCTGACTGTTTTGGAAATGGGTTCGACTTACAGCCAGATTGATGAATTTTATAATATGGCAAGTAGAAAAATATCTTCCACATCCCTTTCGGTGGGTGACAATCACTTTGAAATTGTTCGTATTGCCCGTGATGCTCCTATGCCCGAGGCGTTTGACAGGTACGAGCGTTTCGTTTACATGACACAGTTGGCTGGACAGGTGGAAAGATATGAAAGTCAAGCACTGGATGCATATCTGAAAGGATTGAAAATAGCTGAGGCATATGGGATCGAGGGTGTCGATTTCCGTCTGATAAGAGAGCGCATTGCTACACTTCTCTTTGAAAGAGGCAGATATTTCGATCTTCTTGCTAATAAGGCTTTATATAACCCGCCATTTCCCTCGGATATCTCAGAGCATGAAAAAGAGGAGTACGTGATACGGTTTGAAGATGTAGGCCTTCAGCTTCAGGAACAGGCTCTGGATATCTATTCCACAGTGCTTGAATTTGCAAAAAACAACTACGCTGATGGCGAATATTTAAAGCATGCATATGTCCGCCTGTTTCAGGAAAATCCTGCTGCATATGGTGAAAGGGTCGATACCGTAATCACAATTAGGTTCTCTTCAGGAAGACAGTGGAGAGTTACAGATCATGTTCAGGATGAAAGCGGGTGGCTCAGGCGTGGCTACGATGACAGTTACTGGGATATACCGCATCGGGTTGCAGCAGAATCTTTAGTCAACCCCGATATTGCAGACAATGTTCCGTCTCCTATGTGGTACGGTCAGAATTATTTAAGTGAAAGTGAAGAGTATATACCAGCTGAAACCGTTTATTTCAGAAGAATGTTTTCTCTTGAGGATGTACCATACGATGCCTCTTTTTCAATGGCTGCGTTTGGAGACGTTACAGCTTTTCTCAATGATGAAAAACTTCCGCTCTCCCGTGCAGAGGGTGGACTGTTAAGAGCTGATCTCAAAGGACAATTGCGTCGGGGAAACAATATGCTTGCGGTAAAAATATCAAAAGGTGAAGATGGGGAATTTGGCTTTTTGCCCCTGATGTCTGCCATGGTACAATCGTATAAGTTAGTCCCCAGACTTCCAGGGCATAGCGAAATTACCCCTGAGCAGACGCGAAAAGATGTTTATCAGTTTCCTGAAATCAGCTCCAATTTAAGGGAGGAAAAATGA
- a CDS encoding TPR-domain containing protein has product MLLAVLVLSFSVYARSDYDWQQRDALVRRFGSQWDKINLIDEELGAISDMLVDLRYFQLFPARVTGFDDELMVRVDRMISFAEGQNQQLNTRTEALKPPLVEAVGIMREMIVSGPADGMFDFFEQESRMRIEKMLGILKEIDRVWEDIDRVIAIVDNVSGVMKYERKESVSEVEEFLDILRSGLGQRSGRVSEKLEAIKDEIVRHSSSADQDFMFNIEIRRVRKFLSEEKNELAYERLMLMMNRYRDSQQLAELKRLILEAQFSTGRYADAVASIEKQGIDEHKISMKIQSLFALGRYNELWREGTDLDMSDFRGAERNLLIWLTIEGGIASGAESNLYSELAAMVARNHPYALHVMHALGRSYLLSGDASMARNVMESALRFRPSGEKDREAARNIRISIAEMDYEMGHYDRALEEYFALLKGDQNIDRILYGVAWCYIGKGMNESAERTLRKLLNLYPQSAYAAEGAYVLSKHYIQKAQREWQRVLFVDREERRIANLVNELEERKQNRLTPEESKRLTRSINQMQNLLENLQEEQRGDHKWISSLYRRAEGVQQFINRHYHTGTFHESDFSDKREIMLHRADSLFLAVIGEDAENGAVQIHHSRRNRQRIRDVVNRTLVLQVEMRLLRYNWELEYLDWRKSVLGYQQQLSSIQDPDHEQSHATSETFSFQIDSLIQLEEKHKVTAYSNLTSQINDFLNSFSLRPEDEAYFRYHLGELYYSRETERYLREYEEYETDLIEYMEQISLFNDGKDMIKPRRPAAPEINHSLSISEFRKVLALHASEETAASASYSLAWCFSDLSQPDSALFYMKNVAQNFPRSVHAPQAWMYAGEHYFDTGRLENALRKYQAVLKYPQSEWFDQALYKLAWTQYRLSNPDKAISSFLALLELGDGRGAAAMLERESVDYIAISFSETDITGQRGFERAMAFVERLQDKERGFQVLHRLASVYREQGRYQLSQKTYAALLQTYPEYRKSPFVESEYLALRERDLPVYQSAELKFEYFKRYNRNGEWASLQQDLDLIGRADSAAARHLYDAAIAMHQFALQNSSVEVYESAMEAYDEYVRAYPDSPRANECHYNYAEILFSLGEYERAAQEYMAVSRRYPDSKYRETAAWNAIVASQNLLRQEAEAAR; this is encoded by the coding sequence ATGTTGCTGGCTGTTCTGGTTTTGTCTTTTTCCGTTTATGCCCGCTCTGATTATGATTGGCAGCAAAGAGACGCATTGGTAAGGAGATTCGGTTCCCAGTGGGACAAAATTAATCTTATCGATGAGGAATTAGGTGCGATATCTGATATGTTGGTTGACCTGAGGTACTTTCAGCTCTTTCCCGCAAGGGTCACTGGGTTTGATGATGAACTGATGGTTAGAGTCGATAGGATGATAAGTTTTGCTGAGGGACAAAATCAACAACTTAATACAAGAACAGAAGCTCTAAAGCCTCCTTTGGTTGAGGCGGTTGGGATCATGCGGGAGATGATTGTCTCGGGACCTGCGGATGGAATGTTTGATTTTTTTGAGCAGGAAAGCAGGATGAGAATAGAAAAAATGCTCGGTATCCTAAAGGAAATTGACAGGGTATGGGAAGATATTGATAGAGTTATCGCTATAGTTGATAATGTTTCCGGTGTTATGAAGTATGAGAGAAAAGAAAGTGTATCGGAAGTTGAAGAGTTTTTGGATATACTCAGGAGTGGATTGGGGCAGCGTTCAGGTAGAGTATCAGAAAAACTTGAAGCCATTAAGGATGAGATTGTCAGGCACAGTTCCTCTGCAGATCAGGATTTTATGTTTAATATCGAAATACGCAGGGTAAGAAAGTTTCTCAGTGAAGAAAAAAACGAGTTGGCGTATGAAAGACTGATGCTTATGATGAATCGTTATCGGGATTCTCAACAACTCGCTGAACTAAAACGTTTGATTTTAGAAGCTCAGTTCTCGACCGGAAGATATGCCGATGCTGTTGCCTCGATTGAAAAACAGGGTATCGACGAACATAAAATTTCAATGAAAATTCAGAGTCTCTTTGCACTGGGGCGGTATAATGAGTTGTGGAGAGAGGGAACTGATCTTGACATGTCTGATTTCAGGGGGGCTGAGAGAAACCTGCTGATATGGCTGACTATAGAGGGTGGTATTGCTTCGGGGGCGGAGAGCAATCTCTATAGTGAACTTGCTGCTATGGTTGCAAGAAACCACCCATATGCTTTGCATGTAATGCATGCTTTGGGCCGGAGTTATTTGCTCTCAGGAGATGCTTCTATGGCTAGAAATGTTATGGAGAGTGCTCTGCGCTTCAGACCTTCGGGTGAAAAAGACAGAGAGGCTGCAAGAAATATCAGGATATCGATTGCTGAGATGGATTATGAGATGGGGCATTATGACAGAGCTCTGGAGGAGTATTTTGCACTGCTTAAGGGAGATCAAAATATTGACCGGATATTATACGGGGTTGCGTGGTGTTATATTGGCAAGGGTATGAATGAAAGTGCAGAGAGGACTTTAAGGAAACTTCTCAATTTATACCCACAGTCTGCCTATGCTGCAGAAGGAGCTTACGTTCTGTCAAAGCACTACATTCAGAAAGCTCAAAGGGAATGGCAGAGAGTTCTTTTTGTAGACAGGGAGGAGAGGCGGATTGCAAATCTGGTCAATGAACTTGAGGAAAGGAAGCAAAACAGACTGACCCCTGAAGAGTCCAAGCGCCTAACCCGGTCGATAAATCAGATGCAAAATTTACTTGAAAATTTGCAGGAAGAGCAAAGAGGAGATCACAAGTGGATATCTTCTTTGTATCGCAGGGCTGAAGGGGTGCAACAATTCATAAATCGGCATTACCATACCGGTACGTTCCATGAGAGCGATTTCTCAGACAAAAGGGAAATAATGCTTCATAGGGCAGATTCTCTCTTTTTGGCTGTCATTGGTGAGGACGCTGAGAATGGTGCTGTTCAAATCCACCACTCAAGGAGAAACCGTCAGAGAATAAGAGATGTTGTCAATCGCACCCTGGTTTTGCAAGTGGAGATGAGGCTGCTTAGGTATAACTGGGAACTTGAGTATTTGGATTGGCGCAAATCTGTTCTCGGCTATCAGCAGCAACTTTCATCCATTCAGGATCCGGATCATGAACAATCCCATGCGACAAGTGAGACTTTCTCTTTCCAGATAGACTCTTTGATTCAGCTTGAAGAGAAGCATAAAGTGACAGCTTACAGCAATCTGACCAGTCAAATAAATGACTTTCTGAACAGCTTTTCGCTCCGCCCTGAGGATGAAGCGTATTTCAGATATCATCTTGGAGAACTTTATTATTCGAGGGAGACAGAAAGGTATCTGCGTGAGTATGAAGAGTATGAGACTGACCTGATTGAATACATGGAGCAGATTTCACTCTTCAATGATGGCAAAGATATGATTAAACCGCGCAGGCCTGCTGCTCCTGAAATCAATCATTCCCTGAGTATTTCAGAATTCAGGAAAGTTCTAGCCCTGCATGCATCTGAAGAAACCGCGGCTTCTGCTTCCTATAGTCTGGCGTGGTGTTTTTCTGATCTCTCACAACCTGACAGTGCACTGTTTTATATGAAAAATGTGGCTCAAAATTTTCCCCGCAGTGTGCATGCTCCTCAGGCATGGATGTATGCGGGAGAACACTATTTCGATACAGGACGATTGGAGAATGCACTGAGAAAGTATCAGGCTGTACTAAAATACCCGCAGAGCGAATGGTTTGATCAGGCACTTTACAAGTTAGCCTGGACGCAGTATCGGTTGTCTAATCCCGATAAAGCCATAAGCTCCTTTCTTGCTTTGCTTGAACTGGGTGATGGCAGAGGTGCAGCGGCAATGCTTGAAAGGGAAAGTGTGGACTATATTGCGATAAGTTTTTCCGAAACAGATATCACAGGGCAGAGGGGTTTTGAGCGTGCAATGGCCTTCGTTGAGAGACTTCAGGACAAAGAGAGAGGGTTTCAGGTCCTCCACCGCCTGGCTTCGGTTTACAGGGAGCAGGGAAGATATCAGCTTTCTCAAAAAACGTATGCTGCTCTGCTCCAGACCTATCCGGAGTATAGAAAAAGTCCTTTCGTTGAGAGTGAGTATTTAGCTCTTAGGGAAAGGGATTTGCCGGTGTACCAGTCCGCTGAATTGAAATTTGAATATTTCAAAAGGTATAATCGCAACGGGGAATGGGCCTCTCTGCAACAGGACCTGGACCTGATAGGCAGGGCTGACAGTGCTGCTGCCAGACATCTGTACGATGCTGCTATAGCGATGCATCAGTTTGCGTTGCAGAATAGTTCTGTTGAGGTATATGAATCTGCCATGGAGGCATATGATGAGTATGTAAGGGCTTACCCTGATTCTCCAAGGGCAAATGAGTGTCATTATAATTATGCTGAGATCCTTTTTTCTCTCGGTGAATATGAAAGGGCGGCACAAGAGTACATGGCTGTTTCCAGACGCTATCCTGACAGTAAGTACAGAGAGACTGCGGCGTGGAATGCAATTGTGGCCTCACAAAACCTCCTCAGACAGGAAGCGGAGGCTGCAAGATGA